From the genome of Gammaproteobacteria bacterium:
GGTGGCGAAGACCTTTCAAGGGTTTTAAACCGAGTTGAACAGGCCGGTGGTACAATTCTTTCGCCAAAAGAATTTGTGAGTAAAGAGATCGGGTATGTGGCGTATTTTTTGGATAGTGAAGGCAATCGCCTGGCTCTGCATTCCAGTAATTAACCAGAAGAAACAATAATGACAATTTGGAAAAAACCAGCCAGCCTGGAACAATTGAATAAACTCAGTAATGACTGCATGGTCGAACATTTGGGCATCGAGTTCACCGAGATCGGGCACGATTATCTCAAGGCCAGTATGCCGGTGGATAAACGCACTCATCAACCCATGGGTTTATTGCACGGAGGCGCTTCGGTTGCTCTGGCTGAAACCATTGGCAGTAGTGCAGCCGTTTTGGCGTGTCCGGACGGTTACGCGGGTGTTGGACTGGAAATAAACGCCAACCATATGCGCGGCGTGAGAAGCGGGCATGTGCACGCCACCGCAAAACCATTGCACATTGGACGCACAACGCATGTGTGGGCTATCGAGATCGTTAATGATGCAGGCAAAATGGTGTGTGCGTCACGTTTGACCATGGCGATCATTGAAGCAGGGTAACTATCTAAACACTATTCAAATCCACCGCCCATTAAGGCCAAACTCCCGATAATTAATTCACCGACCAAGGCTGTAGTAATGATCTTCCAGGCACGGTAAGGCCTTTCACCTCGAACTTTTCCATTAGACCGTTGACCACAAAGCGGTATGCGTTGCACATCACCTATAATGTCGTGACATATGTCAGTGCGGAATATCCATTTCCTTGCAAAATCCCGTACTAACTCCTAACTACTAGTCACGAGCTTCCACTAACATGTGCGCTGGCAGCAGCAAGTTGCTTACGCAGGGCATTTTCAGTTTCGATCAATTGCCCTTCGGCCTCTTTACGCATACGTTTGCCTTCATCGGCAATTTGCAAACTTTCCTGAATGGTATCGATCAGGCTTTGATTGGCTTTTTTAACACTTTCAATATCAAAAACACCACGTTCTATCTGCTCGCGGGTCATTTTATTGGCTTGTTGCAAATTCTCGGCGTTTTTCTCAAGCAGTTCATTGGTGAGGTCGGTGGCTTCTTTGATGGTTCTGGCCGCAGCACCCGATCGCGCAATGGTTACCGCGGTGGCGAGTTGTTGTTTCCATAACGGGATCGTGTTGGCCACAGTAGAATTGATCTTGGTGACCAGACCTTTATCATTTTCTTGCACCAGACGAATACTTGGCAAGCTTTGCAAAGTGACCTGACGGGTTAATTTCAAGTCGTGCACGCGTCGCTCGAGGTCATCGCGGGCGCTGCGCATGTCCCGCAGTTCCTGGGCTTCCAGCATGTCGTCGGTGGCTGAAACCAGTTTGGCTTTTTCCGGAATGGTCTCTTCATCCAGTTCACGTAATTTTTCTTCACCGGCTGCAATATACAGATCGAGATCATGAAAATACTGCAAATTGGCTTCGTACAAACGATCCAGGGCAACAATATCATGCAAGAGCTTGCCTTTATGATCATCCAGATTATTGGTAATGCTGTCGATCTGCTTTTGCACCTGCTCGTACTGTTGCATGAATTTGACCAAAGGTTTGGCTTTACCGAACAAGCGGGCAAAAAAGCTTTGCTTAACATTCGGGTCCAGACCACTTACGTCAAAGCCGCGTAAAGTAGCCACCACTTCATTTAAAGAATCACCGGCCGAGCCGAGATCTTTATTGCGCACCCCTTCGAGCATGTTTTCAGACACGGTCGACAGTTGTTCCTGTGCTTTGTTGCCAAAAAAGATGATCGAATTGGTATCGGTCATATCAATCTCGTTGATCAGTCCTTCAATGGCCTGCTTGTCCTCTGCTTCGGCTTCCTGATAGACGATCATGGCGTTTTTCACTTCCGGCAAAGCCTTGGTGGCTTCCAGCATGTCCTTGCTGGAGATGAGTTCTTGTTCCATGACCTGGACAGCAGAATCAATTACTTCTGCAGCGCGGTCGCTCTCTTTTTGCATTTGGGGTTCGTGTTCGCTCATGGGTGTCTCCGTAATTTAAGCATTAGATATTGTAGAAATAAGAAAATAGTACATGTAATTAAACGCCTTCTTTTTCCAGGCGTGTGTTCAATACCTCGATCTGGATATCTACATCCAGAACATCGTGGGCAATGAGCTTTTGTTTTTGTTCGGCAAACACGTTTTCAATGTTTACCAGTACTTCGCGATAATTTTTCGACAGATCATCGTTATCGGAATGCTTGATCGCTTTTACATAGCCTTCAGTAACGCGTTTTGCGCCGGTCAGGTAGGTGTGCAAGAATTTTCTTGCCTTGCGTAAGTCTTTAGGGTCTTCTTCTAGTAATCCCAGGATTTCACGGGCTTGACCGGTAATGATGTGCAAATGCTTTTTCATTTCCAGGTTTCGGATCTGGCGTCGTGCTTTTTCAATATCAATGATCTTTTCTTCGGCTTCTTCCAAAGCGGCAACAACATCACTTGTGCTGTAACCATCGGGCGTACTGGCAGCAGACTTTTCTTTACTCGGGTCTCTTCCATATGCCATGACCACACCGGCAAAGGCCCCAATGCCCATTAAGCTGGCGAACAGGATGTCATGTTGTCGAATAAATTTACTGACTATAAAAGTTGCAACCCCGAATAAACAGGCGCCGATCAATTTTCGCGGGAGCGTTGGAGGCACGGAAATTTTACGCCGTGCGTATTTTTTCTCAATACTCAATCCGCGTCGTGTGATCCAGGCGCCGTAAAAATACAAGATCGAGGCAATCACACCGTACATCAGGTCTTTGGTATCACCGGTGAATACACTACGCATGACCACCAATAAAAGAGGTAATGGCAATAAGAATAAAAATAACCCGTGCGGACTGACTGGTGGTCGAATGTAGCGGGGGGCGTCTGTGCGATAATCCATGATCAGATCACTTGAAGAAATCTAAAAAAGGGCTGAATAACTCGGTGCAACTGGTAAGGGTTACCGTCGCAAAAAGTATTAATAAGCCCAAAGTCCGGCGAAACCCGGTTTTCAATGCAGAACTGGCCGCAGAATTGTCCTGTGACTTGACTATTTTGTTCATATTTTAATCAATTGAAAGGAGTTGAATCTAATAGCACATATTACACCAAAGCCAATGCATAGACATCTGGTCAATCTGGATATATCTCATTGAAAATCTGGAGCTTGAAGAGTTCGATTCCTATTTTTTAAAGTGCTTTTCAGAATTTTTAAATAAAAATTTACACTTGGAGTGTAGGGGGATTCCCAAAAATTTGTTGCAAATGAAATTGAAAATTAACCACTTTGCATCTGTAAACACTCGAATAATTTTTTGATTTTGTTGTAATAAATCTGTCTATAAATACTAGTTATAGCTTTCATAAGAATCGCCACCAATACCATTGCCAATGCCGATGCAAAATTCATTGAAGGCGGTTTGGGTTTTGCTTATCGTCCGGCCTGGAATGACGAGTGGGCCTTACCCTGGCACTATACCTATTTGTATGACCTACGCGCCTTATCACAACGTTATTCACAAACCGACCAGCGTGCCAATGTGTTTGCCCTGGAAGGCATTCGCGGCCTGAATGCTCGCTAGGAAATGGTCGGTAAACTGGCTTATCGTAATACCGAGATCAGGCTGGATCGTCAGGACGGTCAATGGTTCGATAGTTCGGCAAAATTATATTGTACCAAGCTACTGTTTAAAACGATCATGTGACGTTTACCTTTAATAACAAGAATAGCAATCCAGAATAATTTATCGGGTACAATGCTCGTTTGAACTTGAATTCCAGCTATACATACCCATGTATAAGTGCTCTGTAAACATAAAATTAACCTCATGCCAATCTACGAATATCAATGCGGTTCTTGTAATCAGATAAGCGACGCCTTACAAAAAATGAGTGACGCCCCTTTGGTCACCTGTCCCGAATGCAACGAAGATGCCCTGAAAAAACTGGTCTCGGCGCCGCGGTTCAGACTGGCTGGTAGTGGCTGGTATGAAACAGACTTTAAGAATGATAATAAACGCAATCTGGCTTCTTCAGATGACAAGGAAAGCAAAGTCAAGAATGCCGCCAATAAAGCGGATCAGTCTAAAGCCGGTAGCAGTGAAACTAATTCAGCATCTGGTGAGTCCAAGTCAACCACGAAAAATAAATCGACTGGTACAAGCAATAAGGGTGACGGCAAAGCCGCATAAGTAAAATGGCTCAATCTAAAATGAAAGCATTACGTAGCTTCCTGGTAGCAGGTCTGCTAATTTGGGTACCGGTTATCATCACAATATTTGTCGTGCGCTTCCTGATCAACGTCAGTGACCGCGCTTTATTGTTGATCCCGCTCAAATACCGTCCGGAAACATTATTGGGTTTCAATATTCCCGGACTGGGCGTGATTTTTGCATTTTTGGTGTTGTTGGTCACCGGCTTGTTGGCGCGAAATTACTTTGGGACATTTATTGTTGCCGGGTGGGAAAAATTAATGTCACGCATACCGGTGGTGCGCACGGTGTATCATGGAGCGCGTCAGATCGCGGAAACCGTATTTGCTGACAACTCCAGTGCTTTCTCAAAGGTTTGTTTGATCGAGTATCCGCGTAGAGGTGCCTGGAGTCTGTGTTTTCAGACCTCCACCGAGGTCGGGGAAGTTCAAGGGCGCACCAATCGCAAGGTGGTCAGTGTATTTGTCCCAACCACTCCCAATCCAACGTCGGGTTTCGTCATCATCCTTCCGGTTGAGGACGTTATCGAGCTGGATATGAGTGTGGATGAAGGGCTGCGCATGATCATCTCTCTAGGTGTGGTGGTGCCAAAATGGAAGAACCCGGCAGATTTCCTGGCAAAGCAGGACGAGGAACAGGAATAATCCCCAAAAAGCCCGGGAATACAGCCCAAAAGCAGGGTAAAATAGCCGCCCTAATCAGGATTCCGTGAAAGTTTCCAATTTGGAGAATCCGCCAAACGCCAGCCATGGAATAACCTCGCTGGCGTTTTGTTATTAAAAAACACAAATTTAATGCAGGAAAAACTATGTCAATGCGAACGCATTATTGTGGTCAGGTTACCGCTGAGCTGATCGATACAGAAATTACCGTTACCGGCTGGGTGCACCGGCGGCGAGATCACGGTGGTGTGATCTTTATTGATCTGCGTGACCGCGAAGGCTTGTTGCAATTGGTCTTTGACCCGGACTATGCCGAGGTTTTTGCCCAGGCAGAAAAATGCCGTAGCGAATTTGTACTAAAAGCAAGCGGTAAGGTCAGACCGCGCCCCGAGGGTACGGTTAATTCGAATATGACCACCGGAGAAGTCGAAGTATTGATAACCTCCATGGAAATTCTTAACAGCTCAAAAACTCCCCCGTTCCACCACGATGAAGACGCTAACGAAGATACGCGATTGAAATTCCGTTATATCGATCTGCGTCGTGAGCATATGCAAAACAATTTGATCTTGCGCCACAAGGTTACGCGTGCAATGCGTGAGTACTTGGACAAT
Proteins encoded in this window:
- a CDS encoding DUF502 domain-containing protein, which codes for MKALRSFLVAGLLIWVPVIITIFVVRFLINVSDRALLLIPLKYRPETLLGFNIPGLGVIFAFLVLLVTGLLARNYFGTFIVAGWEKLMSRIPVVRTVYHGARQIAETVFADNSSAFSKVCLIEYPRRGAWSLCFQTSTEVGEVQGRTNRKVVSVFVPTTPNPTSGFVIILPVEDVIELDMSVDEGLRMIISLGVVVPKWKNPADFLAKQDEEQE
- a CDS encoding toxic anion resistance protein, which gives rise to MEQELISSKDMLEATKALPEVKNAMIVYQEAEAEDKQAIEGLINEIDMTDTNSIIFFGNKAQEQLSTVSENMLEGVRNKDLGSAGDSLNEVVATLRGFDVSGLDPNVKQSFFARLFGKAKPLVKFMQQYEQVQKQIDSITNNLDDHKGKLLHDIVALDRLYEANLQYFHDLDLYIAAGEEKLRELDEETIPEKAKLVSATDDMLEAQELRDMRSARDDLERRVHDLKLTRQVTLQSLPSIRLVQENDKGLVTKINSTVANTIPLWKQQLATAVTIARSGAAARTIKEATDLTNELLEKNAENLQQANKMTREQIERGVFDIESVKKANQSLIDTIQESLQIADEGKRMRKEAEGQLIETENALRKQLAAASAHVSGSS
- a CDS encoding hotdog fold thioesterase; protein product: MTIWKKPASLEQLNKLSNDCMVEHLGIEFTEIGHDYLKASMPVDKRTHQPMGLLHGGASVALAETIGSSAAVLACPDGYAGVGLEINANHMRGVRSGHVHATAKPLHIGRTTHVWAIEIVNDAGKMVCASRLTMAIIEAG
- a CDS encoding zinc ribbon domain-containing protein, which produces MPIYEYQCGSCNQISDALQKMSDAPLVTCPECNEDALKKLVSAPRFRLAGSGWYETDFKNDNKRNLASSDDKESKVKNAANKADQSKAGSSETNSASGESKSTTKNKSTGTSNKGDGKAA